Proteins from a genomic interval of Salinarchaeum sp. Harcht-Bsk1:
- a CDS encoding helix-turn-helix domain-containing protein — protein MSQHDSVDADDGMLQCVDCVDPAEAFSVIGNDTRLSILEALWQTDADAVSFSDLRRDVGMRDSAQFNYHLGQLTDHFVRKVEDGYELQHAGEKVVTAVIAGSITEKPDVEPFPVEGECFACGSALQGVYEDERLAIECVDCGHKHGDYDFPPGGLTDRTPAEIADAFDQRVRHLHCLSADGVCPECSGRMTHTIEQGGDCCLGIPVRVEHECEQCGHELCSAPGLRLLDHSAVVSFHRERGVHLDEQPYWTLPWCVGSEPTELVSEDPVRIELVAAIDGDELHVTMDGDLDVIETEVREDV, from the coding sequence ATGAGCCAGCACGATAGCGTCGACGCCGACGACGGGATGTTGCAGTGCGTCGACTGCGTCGATCCCGCCGAGGCGTTCTCCGTGATCGGCAACGACACGCGGCTCTCCATCCTCGAAGCGCTCTGGCAGACCGACGCCGACGCGGTCAGCTTCTCCGACCTCCGTCGGGACGTTGGGATGCGAGACAGCGCCCAGTTCAACTACCACCTCGGCCAGCTCACGGACCACTTCGTTCGCAAGGTCGAAGACGGGTACGAGCTCCAGCACGCCGGTGAGAAGGTCGTTACGGCAGTCATCGCCGGATCGATCACCGAGAAGCCCGACGTCGAGCCGTTCCCCGTCGAGGGCGAGTGTTTCGCCTGTGGATCGGCGCTCCAGGGCGTCTACGAGGACGAGCGCCTCGCCATCGAGTGCGTCGACTGTGGACACAAACACGGCGACTACGACTTTCCGCCGGGGGGGCTGACCGACCGCACGCCCGCAGAGATCGCTGACGCCTTCGACCAGCGCGTCCGTCACCTCCACTGTCTCTCCGCCGACGGCGTCTGCCCCGAGTGCAGCGGTCGGATGACCCACACGATCGAACAGGGTGGCGATTGCTGTCTCGGCATCCCCGTCCGCGTCGAGCACGAGTGCGAGCAGTGCGGACACGAACTCTGCTCCGCGCCGGGGCTCCGCCTGCTCGATCACTCCGCGGTCGTCAGCTTCCACCGCGAGCGCGGGGTGCATCTGGACGAGCAGCCGTACTGGACGCTCCCGTGGTGCGTCGGGAGCGAACCGACCGAACTCGTCAGCGAGGATCCGGTCCGCATCGAACTCGTCGCTGCGATCGACGGCGACGAACTCCACGTCACGATGGACGGCGACCTCGACGTAATCGAGACCGAGGTTCGCGAGGACGTCTAG
- a CDS encoding glutamate--tRNA ligase encodes MDEDLRDRVRAAAETHALINAVKHESDPEVGPIMGPLMGDHPEFREHGDEVPGVVGQVVAEIGDLDHEARRERLAELDPEALADIEAEDEGEEHALPDLPNADEYDQIRMRAAPNPNGPWHIGHARMPAVIGEYAERYDGWFCVRFDDTDPETKRPDLSAYDAILEDVEYLGFEPDAVYRASDRMETYYGHARELIEAGGAYTCSCSGEEFSELKNSGEACPHRDQDPDETLADFEAMVDGEYSAGEKVLRVRTDIEHKNPALRDFVAFRMVDTPHPREEAAEYRCWPMLDFQSGIDDHELGVTHIIRGIDLQDSAKKQRFVYEYFGWDYPEVIHWGHVQVDAYDVPMSTSSIKQLIVEGELDGWDDPRAPTLKSLRRRGIRGQAIVEAMAGLGTSTSNVDLAMSTIYANNRELIDDESDRYFLVRDGLEVPLTGGPDEANPPLHPDFEERGARSIPVGDTVMIEADDLPGHGQRVWLKGLGCVENIRDAFQFTGDSIDVVKSGEVDVIHWVPGSQSIPCRLRTPDGDVQGRAEPQVADLDPDEVVQFERVGFARIDRHDDAETVAYFSHE; translated from the coding sequence ATGGACGAGGATCTTCGCGATCGGGTGCGTGCGGCCGCCGAGACCCACGCACTGATCAACGCGGTCAAGCACGAGAGCGACCCCGAGGTCGGCCCGATCATGGGGCCACTGATGGGCGACCATCCGGAGTTCCGCGAGCACGGGGACGAGGTCCCGGGCGTCGTCGGCCAGGTCGTCGCGGAAATCGGTGATCTCGACCACGAGGCTCGTCGGGAGCGTCTCGCCGAACTCGATCCCGAGGCGCTCGCCGATATCGAGGCCGAGGACGAGGGCGAGGAGCACGCGCTTCCCGACCTGCCGAACGCCGACGAGTACGACCAGATCCGGATGCGCGCGGCGCCGAACCCCAACGGGCCCTGGCACATCGGCCACGCCCGAATGCCCGCCGTCATCGGCGAGTACGCCGAGCGCTACGACGGGTGGTTCTGCGTGCGCTTCGACGACACGGACCCCGAGACGAAACGGCCCGATCTCTCGGCATACGACGCGATCCTCGAGGACGTCGAGTACCTCGGCTTCGAACCCGACGCAGTCTATCGCGCCTCCGACCGGATGGAGACCTACTACGGGCACGCCCGGGAGTTGATCGAGGCCGGCGGAGCCTACACCTGCTCCTGTTCCGGCGAGGAGTTCTCGGAACTGAAGAACTCGGGCGAGGCCTGCCCCCACCGCGATCAGGACCCCGACGAGACGCTCGCGGACTTCGAAGCGATGGTCGATGGCGAGTACTCCGCGGGGGAGAAGGTCCTGCGCGTGCGGACCGACATCGAGCACAAGAACCCCGCGCTCCGGGACTTCGTCGCCTTCCGGATGGTCGATACCCCGCACCCTCGCGAGGAAGCAGCCGAGTACCGCTGCTGGCCGATGCTCGACTTCCAGTCGGGGATCGACGACCACGAACTCGGCGTCACCCACATCATCCGCGGCATCGACCTCCAGGACTCCGCGAAGAAACAGCGCTTCGTCTACGAGTACTTCGGCTGGGACTACCCCGAAGTGATCCACTGGGGCCACGTGCAGGTCGACGCCTACGACGTGCCGATGAGCACCTCCTCGATCAAGCAGCTGATCGTCGAGGGCGAACTCGACGGCTGGGACGACCCGCGCGCGCCGACGCTCAAGAGTCTCCGACGACGCGGGATTCGGGGGCAAGCGATCGTGGAGGCGATGGCCGGACTCGGCACCTCGACGTCGAACGTCGACCTCGCGATGAGCACCATCTACGCCAACAACCGCGAACTGATCGACGACGAGTCCGACCGCTACTTCCTCGTCCGCGACGGCCTCGAAGTCCCGCTCACTGGCGGTCCCGACGAGGCGAATCCGCCACTCCATCCCGACTTCGAGGAGCGCGGTGCCCGCTCCATCCCCGTCGGCGATACCGTGATGATCGAGGCCGACGACCTGCCCGGCCACGGCCAGCGCGTCTGGCTGAAGGGCCTGGGCTGCGTCGAGAATATTCGCGACGCGTTCCAGTTCACGGGCGATTCCATCGACGTCGTGAAATCCGGCGAGGTGGACGTGATCCACTGGGTTCCCGGCAGCCAATCGATCCCCTGCCGGCTGCGGACACCTGACGGCGACGTGCAGGGCCGCGCAGAGCCCCAGGTCGCGGACCTCGATCCCGACGAGGTCGTCCAGTTCGAGCGCGTCGGCTTCGCGCGGATCGACCGCCACGACGACGCGGAGACGGTCGCGTACTTCTCCCACGAGTAG
- a CDS encoding propanoyl-CoA C-acyltransferase — protein MDERVAVVGASMTKFGERDAWIQELLAQAGKECLEDAGVDPGDVEHVYTSNMSSGEFEGQTGIMNALAHDLGLMPAYSQRIDQTSSSGGAGIYAAWQSVASGASDMTLLVGGEKMTHRTTGEATDVIASITHPAEYKHGVTLPSFAGMTARHYLEKYDAPRESLAKVAVKNHKNGVDNPHAQFQKEVDLETVLESPIVADPLRLYDFCPITDGSAALMLCPESVAAEYTDEYAVISGVAGATDTHVVHERDDPTTMGGVVDSSDAAYEMAGLDPDDVDVAELHDMFTILEFLQMEGLGFTEPGEAWKHVEEGRTEKDGALPINTSGGLKSKGHPLGASGVAQGVEIYEQLVGEAGPRQVEADVGLACNVGGFGNCVITTIMESGGEAA, from the coding sequence ATGGACGAACGAGTCGCCGTCGTCGGCGCGTCGATGACGAAGTTCGGCGAGCGCGACGCCTGGATCCAGGAACTCCTCGCGCAGGCCGGCAAGGAGTGCCTCGAGGACGCGGGCGTCGATCCGGGCGACGTCGAGCACGTCTACACTTCGAACATGTCGAGCGGCGAGTTCGAGGGACAGACGGGCATCATGAACGCGCTCGCGCACGACCTCGGACTCATGCCGGCGTACAGCCAGCGAATCGACCAGACCTCTTCCTCCGGCGGTGCCGGCATCTACGCCGCCTGGCAGTCCGTCGCCTCCGGCGCGAGCGACATGACGCTGCTCGTCGGCGGCGAGAAGATGACCCACAGGACGACCGGCGAGGCCACGGACGTGATCGCCTCGATCACGCACCCCGCCGAGTACAAGCACGGCGTCACCCTGCCCTCCTTCGCCGGCATGACCGCCCGGCACTACCTCGAGAAGTACGACGCGCCCCGCGAGAGCCTCGCGAAGGTCGCGGTCAAGAATCACAAGAACGGCGTCGACAACCCCCACGCGCAGTTCCAGAAGGAGGTCGACCTCGAGACGGTCCTCGAATCCCCGATCGTCGCGGATCCGCTCCGGCTCTACGACTTCTGCCCGATCACGGACGGCTCCGCGGCGCTCATGCTCTGTCCCGAATCGGTCGCCGCGGAGTACACAGACGAGTACGCTGTCATTTCGGGCGTCGCCGGCGCGACTGACACCCACGTCGTCCACGAACGCGACGATCCGACGACGATGGGCGGCGTCGTCGACAGCAGCGATGCGGCCTACGAGATGGCCGGGCTCGACCCCGACGACGTCGACGTCGCCGAACTCCACGACATGTTCACCATCCTCGAGTTCCTCCAGATGGAGGGCCTCGGATTCACCGAACCGGGCGAGGCCTGGAAACACGTCGAGGAGGGCCGCACCGAGAAGGACGGCGCGCTCCCGATCAATACCTCCGGCGGCCTCAAGTCCAAGGGCCATCCCCTCGGCGCGAGCGGCGTCGCGCAGGGCGTCGAGATCTACGAACAGCTCGTCGGCGAAGCCGGCCCGCGGCAGGTCGAGGCCGACGTCGGGCTCGCGTGCAACGTCGGCGGCTTCGGGAACTGCGTGATTACGACCATCATGGAATCGGGAGGTGAGGCGGCATGA
- a CDS encoding OB-fold domain-containing protein, with amino-acid sequence MNDDLSTDGTTEPAQPPLAATRYESGAITYPGHSIGPEGTEPAEEIDLADYTAEVVTWTTSTATPPGVRQPNHLAIVEFDVDGESVRALGQLTTDEVESGDEVRPVYVEELREPGVGIKDAESAQDWDGYRFEPI; translated from the coding sequence ATGAACGACGATCTCAGTACAGACGGCACAACCGAGCCGGCACAGCCACCGCTCGCGGCGACGCGGTACGAGAGCGGTGCGATCACCTACCCCGGACACTCGATCGGTCCGGAGGGCACCGAGCCCGCTGAGGAGATCGACCTCGCCGACTACACCGCCGAGGTCGTCACCTGGACGACGAGCACGGCCACGCCGCCCGGCGTTCGCCAGCCGAACCACCTCGCGATCGTCGAGTTCGACGTCGACGGCGAGTCCGTCCGCGCCCTCGGCCAGTTGACCACCGACGAGGTCGAATCCGGCGACGAGGTCCGCCCCGTGTACGTCGAGGAACTCCGCGAACCCGGCGTCGGGATCAAGGACGCCGAAAGCGCCCAGGACTGGGACGGCTACCGGTTCGAGCCGATCTGA
- the rtcA gene encoding RNA 3'-terminal phosphate cyclase — translation MIRIDGADAGGQLLRSTLALSALTQEAVRIEQVRGARSTPGVRPQHLAAIEALASVTDAVVDGAEVGADVVTFDPDPVSGGQLSIDVGTAGSASLVVDALLPLAAALDEHLAVRVGGGTDVKWSPPLDAHLLAKLPLLRSHGWGVALECHRRGFYPEGDGDVTLHLFPSTPAPFRLAERGPIERTTIRSVATDDLADGDVARRQVTAASSRLAEAGYEVDSTIVESVSAPSTGTAIVAVSAFDCGVCCGDALGKQGRPAEVVGEGAAESLLDAIDGPGAVDAHLGDQLLLPLVVAGGKLRIPERTDHVETSLALLASFGLAPAAHSDGPGGPLLEADSGAVADRLGNGGH, via the coding sequence GTGATTCGAATCGACGGCGCCGACGCCGGTGGGCAACTGCTCCGGTCCACGCTCGCGCTCTCTGCGCTGACCCAGGAGGCGGTGCGGATCGAACAGGTCCGCGGCGCGCGCTCGACGCCAGGCGTCCGGCCCCAGCACCTCGCCGCGATCGAGGCGCTCGCCTCGGTCACGGACGCGGTCGTCGACGGCGCCGAGGTCGGCGCCGACGTCGTCACGTTCGACCCGGATCCGGTCAGCGGCGGACAGCTCTCGATCGACGTCGGGACGGCGGGCAGCGCGTCTCTCGTCGTCGACGCCCTCCTGCCGCTCGCCGCCGCACTCGACGAGCATCTCGCGGTGAGGGTCGGCGGCGGAACCGACGTCAAGTGGTCGCCGCCGCTGGACGCGCACCTGCTCGCAAAGCTGCCGTTGCTCCGCAGCCACGGCTGGGGCGTGGCGCTCGAGTGTCACCGACGGGGGTTCTACCCCGAGGGCGACGGCGACGTGACGTTACACCTCTTTCCGTCGACGCCGGCGCCGTTCAGGCTTGCCGAGCGCGGACCGATCGAACGCACGACGATCCGCTCGGTCGCAACCGACGATCTCGCGGACGGCGACGTCGCTCGGCGCCAGGTGACCGCGGCGTCGAGTCGACTCGCCGAGGCGGGCTACGAGGTCGACAGTACGATCGTCGAGTCCGTCAGTGCACCGTCGACCGGAACGGCGATCGTCGCCGTCTCGGCGTTCGATTGCGGCGTCTGCTGTGGGGACGCCCTGGGCAAGCAGGGTCGCCCAGCCGAGGTAGTGGGCGAGGGCGCTGCCGAATCGTTACTCGACGCGATCGACGGGCCGGGTGCGGTGGACGCCCACCTCGGGGATCAACTCCTGCTCCCGCTCGTGGTGGCCGGTGGCAAACTCCGGATCCCCGAACGCACCGACCACGTGGAGACGAGTCTGGCGCTCCTCGCGTCGTTCGGACTGGCCCCAGCAGCCCACTCGGACGGCCCGGGCGGGCCGCTGCTCGAGGCGGATTCGGGAGCGGTAGCGGATCGGCTGGGTAACGGAGGGCACTGA